The following proteins come from a genomic window of Yinghuangia sp. ASG 101:
- a CDS encoding FAD binding domain-containing protein has translation MKPAPFDYHVPADADDAVALLADLGDDAKAIAGGQSLVPMLALRLAAFDHLVDLRKVDELRGIDNRGDSVWIGAGTTQATIQRSDDVRSAVPLLARATPLIGHFQIRSRGTIGGSIAHADASAELPAAALTLDAELEALSPRGRRTIPASEFFTGMWSTDLAPDELLTGINFPVWSGRCGFAVEEFARRSGDFAIAGAMVAVGLGDDGRIDRCAIGLFGLGPTTCRAAEAEAALIGTDPEAAVADDVAKAAVSPLTSVPADLHGSADYRKRVGAAMVARAWRSAVQEAVHG, from the coding sequence GTGAAGCCCGCACCGTTCGACTACCACGTGCCCGCCGACGCCGACGACGCCGTCGCCCTCCTCGCGGACCTGGGCGACGACGCCAAGGCCATCGCCGGCGGCCAGAGCCTCGTGCCGATGCTGGCACTGCGGCTCGCCGCCTTCGACCACCTCGTCGACCTGCGGAAGGTGGACGAGCTGCGGGGCATCGACAACCGCGGCGACTCCGTCTGGATCGGCGCCGGGACCACCCAGGCGACGATCCAGCGGTCGGACGACGTCCGGTCCGCCGTACCGCTTCTCGCCCGCGCGACGCCGCTGATCGGGCACTTCCAGATCCGCAGCCGCGGCACCATCGGCGGCTCGATCGCGCACGCCGACGCCTCCGCCGAACTCCCCGCGGCGGCACTGACGTTGGACGCCGAACTGGAGGCGTTGTCGCCGCGCGGACGCCGGACGATCCCCGCGTCCGAATTCTTCACCGGCATGTGGAGCACCGACCTGGCCCCGGACGAACTGCTCACCGGGATCAACTTCCCGGTGTGGTCCGGGCGTTGCGGGTTCGCCGTGGAGGAGTTCGCACGCCGCAGCGGCGACTTCGCGATCGCCGGCGCCATGGTCGCCGTCGGCCTCGGCGACGACGGCCGGATCGACCGGTGCGCCATCGGCCTGTTCGGCCTCGGCCCGACCACCTGCCGCGCCGCCGAGGCGGAGGCGGCACTGATCGGCACCGACCCCGAGGCCGCGGTGGCCGACGACGTCGCCAAGGCGGCGGTGTCGCCCCTGACCTCGGTCCCGGCGGATCTGCACGGATCGGCCGACTACCGCAAACGCGTGGGGGCGGCCATGGTGGCTCGCGCCTGGCGAAGTGCCGTACAGGAGGCAGTCCATGGCTGA
- a CDS encoding xanthine dehydrogenase family protein molybdopterin-binding subunit, with protein MTISDAPAGRYTGTRVPRVEDPRLLTGTGTYVDDVVRPGMLHACFVRSPMARARINGIDVSEAVALDGVHAVYVAADINPRVHEQWYGMEGRDAADTPRPPLADDEVRFVGDPVAVIVADDRYIAEDAAELVFVDYEPLTPVVDYAVAHESTELVHADYPGNLVGQLAGRPVADLDPVFASAAHVVRETIHQQCHLPVPMETRGLVAEWTGPSGEMTLWASSQSPHELRGFCARVLGIPEHRVRVVMRDTGGGFGLKQLPQREEMCVMIAAARLGVALKWIEDRQEHLLASGQARHEHADVSMAFDEDGTLLAAVLEHVQDAGAYPTPTPVTSGMAVALMFPGPYRIPEGTFSSKFMFSNTSGRVAYRGPWQYESVAREVLLDIAARQIGIDPIELRRKNMLRRDELPYSNYIGMPYDNITPLETFEQALAILDYEAFRREQELARAEGRFLGVGTCTYVEPTAGANAFLSTEGATIRIEPSGRVNVYTSGGSCGNSLETTANQLAADALGVLLEDVNSIQGDTAVTPFGGGTGGSRSGSMVAGAIAETASGLRERILAIAAHKLGVPVEEVEFTRSVGTAASKPGESVTLAEIADIAYFRGDQLPPGVPAGLEASGRYRAQAPMVWANATHVSVVEVDTVTGHVKLLRHIVSEDCGPMINPNVVEGQIYGGTVQGIGGALLEHLAYDEDGNPVTTTFMDYLLPTATEVPTIEIGHVETPGPGPGGHKGVGEGGAIGAPPAVMNAVADALAPFGVKVTRGPLSPSAIVELIEEARSRAEAEGTPVVTPTADGTVTA; from the coding sequence ATGACGATCTCGGATGCGCCCGCCGGCCGCTACACGGGCACCCGTGTGCCGCGCGTGGAGGACCCCCGGCTGCTGACCGGCACCGGCACGTACGTGGACGACGTCGTACGCCCCGGGATGCTGCACGCCTGCTTCGTCCGCAGCCCGATGGCCCGGGCCCGGATCAACGGCATCGACGTCTCGGAGGCCGTCGCCCTCGACGGTGTCCACGCCGTGTACGTCGCCGCCGACATCAACCCCCGCGTCCACGAGCAGTGGTACGGCATGGAGGGCCGCGACGCCGCCGACACCCCGCGTCCGCCGCTCGCCGACGACGAGGTGCGGTTCGTCGGCGACCCGGTCGCGGTGATCGTCGCCGACGACCGCTACATCGCCGAGGACGCCGCCGAGTTGGTGTTCGTCGACTACGAACCGCTCACACCGGTGGTCGACTACGCCGTCGCGCACGAGTCGACCGAGCTGGTGCACGCCGACTACCCGGGCAACCTGGTGGGGCAACTCGCCGGGCGTCCCGTGGCCGACCTCGACCCCGTCTTCGCGTCCGCGGCGCACGTCGTGCGCGAGACCATCCACCAGCAGTGCCACCTGCCGGTCCCCATGGAGACGCGCGGCCTCGTCGCCGAGTGGACCGGCCCCAGCGGTGAGATGACCCTGTGGGCGTCGAGCCAGTCCCCGCACGAGCTGCGGGGGTTCTGCGCGCGCGTGCTCGGCATCCCGGAGCACCGGGTGCGGGTCGTGATGCGCGACACCGGCGGCGGGTTCGGCCTCAAGCAGCTGCCGCAGCGCGAGGAGATGTGCGTCATGATCGCCGCGGCCAGGCTCGGCGTGGCACTCAAGTGGATCGAGGACCGGCAGGAGCACCTGCTCGCGTCCGGCCAGGCCCGGCACGAACACGCCGACGTGAGCATGGCGTTCGACGAGGACGGCACGCTGCTGGCGGCCGTGCTGGAACACGTCCAGGACGCGGGCGCGTACCCCACGCCGACTCCGGTCACCAGCGGCATGGCCGTCGCCCTGATGTTCCCCGGCCCGTACCGCATCCCCGAGGGCACGTTCTCGTCGAAGTTCATGTTCTCCAACACCAGCGGCCGTGTCGCCTACCGCGGGCCCTGGCAGTACGAGTCGGTGGCGCGCGAGGTCCTCCTCGACATCGCGGCCCGGCAGATCGGCATCGACCCGATCGAGCTGCGCCGCAAGAACATGCTGCGGCGCGACGAACTGCCGTATTCCAACTACATCGGCATGCCGTACGACAACATCACGCCGCTGGAGACGTTCGAGCAGGCGCTGGCGATCCTGGACTACGAGGCGTTCCGCCGCGAGCAGGAACTCGCCCGCGCCGAAGGGCGGTTCCTGGGCGTCGGCACGTGCACGTACGTCGAACCCACCGCGGGTGCCAACGCGTTCCTGTCCACCGAGGGCGCGACGATCCGGATCGAGCCGTCCGGCCGGGTCAACGTCTACACCTCCGGCGGCTCGTGTGGGAACAGCCTGGAGACCACCGCGAACCAGCTCGCCGCGGACGCGCTCGGCGTCCTCCTGGAGGACGTCAACAGCATCCAGGGTGACACCGCCGTCACGCCGTTCGGCGGCGGTACGGGCGGCAGCCGCTCGGGATCGATGGTCGCCGGCGCGATCGCCGAGACCGCGTCCGGCCTGCGCGAACGCATCCTCGCGATCGCCGCGCACAAGCTCGGCGTCCCCGTCGAGGAAGTCGAGTTCACCCGCAGCGTCGGCACCGCGGCGAGCAAGCCCGGCGAATCGGTCACGCTCGCCGAGATCGCCGACATCGCCTACTTCCGTGGCGACCAGCTCCCGCCCGGCGTGCCCGCCGGCCTGGAGGCGAGCGGCCGTTACCGCGCGCAGGCCCCGATGGTGTGGGCCAACGCCACGCACGTGTCCGTCGTCGAGGTCGACACCGTGACGGGCCACGTCAAGCTGCTGCGCCACATCGTCAGCGAGGACTGCGGGCCGATGATCAACCCCAACGTCGTCGAGGGCCAGATCTACGGCGGCACCGTCCAGGGCATCGGCGGCGCGTTGCTCGAGCACCTCGCGTACGACGAGGACGGCAACCCCGTCACCACCACGTTCATGGACTACCTGCTGCCCACCGCCACCGAGGTGCCGACCATCGAGATCGGCCACGTCGAGACGCCCGGCCCCGGCCCCGGCGGCCACAAGGGCGTCGGGGAAGGCGGAGCGATCGGGGCGCCGCCGGCCGTCATGAACGCGGTGGCCGACGCGCTCGCCCCGTTCGGGGTCAAGGTCACCCGAGGCCCCCTGTCGCCCTCGGCGATCGTCGAGCTGATCGAGGAAGCCCGCAGCAGGGCCGAAGCGGAAGGAACCCCGGTCGTGACCCCGACCGCCGACGGGACGGTGACCGCGTGA
- a CDS encoding SRPBCC family protein translates to MKLENTFSIPVSAEEAWQVLLDIERIAPCVPGATLTSSEGDTHKGKVKVKLGPIGLTYNGTVTFLSQDADAQVVVLEAAGREMRGNGTAKAQVTCRLVGNGAATDVFVETELAITGKPAQFGRGALAEVSGALIGQFAANLAEELTASAPADAASEDTASAATTGAATPDAAGGGTATASAATSDGTTAPTPGASAPAPEAASGDSDVRMPPRRGAEPLDLLEAAGGGVLKEKAPLAIAAAAALLLLAVGLRRRPRPEIVYVGCCCNPAK, encoded by the coding sequence ATGAAACTGGAGAACACGTTCAGCATTCCCGTCTCGGCGGAGGAGGCGTGGCAGGTCCTGCTCGACATCGAGCGCATCGCGCCGTGTGTGCCGGGCGCGACGCTGACGTCGAGCGAGGGGGACACCCACAAGGGCAAGGTCAAGGTCAAGCTCGGCCCGATCGGCCTGACGTACAACGGCACGGTCACGTTCCTGTCGCAGGACGCGGACGCCCAGGTCGTTGTCCTGGAGGCGGCCGGGCGCGAGATGCGCGGCAACGGGACCGCGAAGGCCCAGGTCACCTGCCGTCTCGTCGGCAACGGCGCGGCGACGGACGTGTTCGTCGAAACCGAACTGGCGATCACCGGCAAGCCGGCGCAGTTCGGCCGCGGCGCGCTCGCCGAGGTCTCCGGCGCGCTCATCGGCCAGTTCGCGGCCAACCTCGCGGAGGAACTGACCGCGTCCGCGCCCGCCGACGCCGCGAGCGAGGACACCGCGTCCGCCGCGACCACGGGCGCCGCGACGCCGGACGCCGCGGGCGGGGGCACCGCGACCGCGAGCGCCGCCACCTCGGACGGAACGACCGCGCCGACGCCGGGTGCCTCCGCTCCCGCGCCGGAGGCCGCGAGCGGCGACTCCGACGTCCGGATGCCCCCGCGCCGCGGCGCCGAGCCGTTGGACCTGCTGGAGGCCGCGGGCGGCGGAGTCCTCAAGGAGAAGGCACCGCTGGCCATCGCCGCCGCGGCGGCGCTCCTGCTCCTCGCCGTCGGCCTGCGCCGCCGCCCGCGCCCCGAGATCGTGTACGTGGGCTGCTGCTGCAACCCCGCGAAGTAG
- a CDS encoding enoyl-CoA hydratase-related protein, translated as MSESATAPVLFSVDSGVARLTLNSAKRKNAITLDMAALIKEHCRAVRDDETIGALIVDANGGYFCSGADTRDLAAASKDPATPEAVATISAVYGAFRDIGRLPVPTVGLVEGGAVGAGMNLALAVDVLIATPDAVLDSGFLARGIHPGGGHLSLLQRTVGLGGSIALGALGIPLTGTEAVARGLAWATAEADRLLATGRELTRHAAADPVLARRIKQSALLEHGLTVAQWDSSIEIERGAQMWSMSRKGSAAWGARR; from the coding sequence ATGTCCGAATCGGCGACCGCGCCCGTGCTGTTCTCCGTGGACTCGGGGGTGGCGCGGCTGACGCTCAACAGCGCGAAGCGGAAGAACGCGATCACGCTGGACATGGCGGCGCTCATCAAGGAACACTGCCGGGCCGTCCGCGACGACGAGACCATCGGCGCGCTGATCGTGGACGCGAACGGCGGCTACTTCTGCAGCGGCGCCGACACGCGCGATCTCGCCGCGGCGTCGAAGGACCCGGCGACGCCGGAGGCGGTCGCGACCATCTCCGCGGTGTACGGCGCGTTCCGCGACATCGGCCGGCTCCCGGTGCCGACCGTCGGCCTCGTGGAGGGCGGCGCGGTCGGGGCCGGCATGAACCTCGCGCTCGCGGTCGACGTGCTGATCGCCACCCCCGACGCGGTCCTCGACAGTGGCTTCCTGGCCCGCGGCATCCACCCCGGCGGCGGCCATCTCTCGCTGCTGCAACGCACCGTCGGCCTCGGCGGCTCGATCGCGCTGGGCGCCCTCGGGATCCCCCTGACGGGCACGGAGGCGGTCGCCCGGGGCCTCGCGTGGGCCACCGCGGAAGCGGACCGACTCCTGGCCACCGGACGGGAGTTGACCCGGCACGCCGCGGCGGACCCGGTCCTGGCCCGGCGCATCAAGCAGAGCGCCCTCCTGGAACACGGGCTGACGGTCGCCCAGTGGGACTCGTCGATCGAGATCGAGCGGGGCGCGCAGATGTGGTCGATGTCGCGCAAGGGAAGCGCGGCGTGGGGCGCGCGACGGTGA
- a CDS encoding (2Fe-2S)-binding protein, with amino-acid sequence MADVDIVVRVNGQARRAKVPPRLTLADFLREKCRLTGTHLGCEHGVCGACSVVVDGEAVRSCLVFAVQADGAEVTTVEGLAGPEGELSVVQEAFREHHGLQCGFCTPGFVVSVTAFLEENPKPTDEEILEALSGNLCRCTGYQGIIKAVRAAADKAAAGEA; translated from the coding sequence ATGGCTGACGTCGACATCGTGGTCCGGGTCAACGGACAAGCACGGCGCGCGAAGGTGCCGCCGCGCCTGACCCTCGCCGACTTCCTGCGCGAGAAGTGCCGCCTCACCGGGACCCACCTCGGCTGCGAACACGGCGTCTGCGGCGCGTGTTCGGTGGTCGTGGACGGCGAAGCGGTGCGCTCCTGCCTGGTGTTCGCGGTGCAGGCCGACGGCGCCGAGGTCACCACCGTCGAGGGACTGGCCGGGCCCGAGGGCGAACTCTCGGTCGTCCAGGAGGCGTTCCGCGAGCACCACGGCCTCCAGTGCGGGTTCTGCACACCGGGATTCGTGGTCTCGGTCACCGCGTTCCTGGAGGAGAACCCCAAGCCCACCGACGAGGAGATCCTCGAAGCGCTCTCCGGCAACCTGTGCCGCTGCACCGGCTACCAGGGCATCATCAAGGCCGTCCGGGCCGCGGCGGACAAAGCCGCCGCGGGCGAAGCGTGA
- a CDS encoding TetR/AcrR family transcriptional regulator — MTAPRRHGTEKSKTRFVLLDVAERLMLEEGYAAVGVRRVAREAGVAPALVLYHFGTLDDLFLALLRRRADDETARHARILDSPEPLRALWDLSSQPGTALIMEFMALANHRKAIRAEIAEAAERYRRLQLEALTRRVAEDGIDLDGLPPVAVTVLTAAISRTLMLESGLGMTFGHEETLALVESILRRSAAPPPADARVPAPTDHTADGPYRAASLPQGKP, encoded by the coding sequence ATGACAGCGCCGCGCCGGCATGGCACCGAGAAGTCCAAGACCCGCTTCGTCCTCCTCGACGTCGCGGAGCGGCTCATGCTGGAGGAGGGGTACGCCGCGGTCGGTGTCCGCCGGGTCGCGCGCGAGGCCGGGGTGGCGCCCGCGCTGGTGCTCTACCATTTCGGCACGCTCGACGACCTCTTCCTCGCCCTGCTGCGCCGCCGCGCCGACGACGAGACCGCACGGCACGCCCGCATCCTCGACTCCCCCGAGCCGCTGCGCGCGCTGTGGGACCTCAGCAGCCAGCCGGGCACCGCGCTCATCATGGAGTTCATGGCGCTGGCCAACCACCGCAAGGCGATCCGCGCCGAGATCGCGGAGGCGGCGGAGCGGTACCGCCGCCTCCAACTGGAGGCCCTGACACGGCGGGTCGCCGAGGACGGCATCGACCTCGACGGCCTCCCGCCGGTCGCGGTGACGGTGCTGACCGCCGCGATCTCCCGGACGCTCATGCTGGAGAGCGGGCTGGGCATGACCTTCGGGCACGAGGAGACGCTGGCGCTGGTCGAGAGCATCCTGCGGCGATCGGCCGCACCGCCCCCGGCGGACGCGCGCGTCCCGGCCCCGACGGACCACACGGCCGACGGCCCCTACCGCGCGGCTTCCCTCCCGCAAGGCAAACCGTAA
- a CDS encoding YqjF family protein has product MAASASPSPSASPAVPEPVTPDAPRTIARPLLTQSWRDVAFVHWAAAPDDVAPLLPPGTRPDTLDGVTYIGLVPFRMHRVGWLGLPGLPYLGSFPETNVRLYSVDEQGRRGVVFLSLDASRLVAVGTARAGFGLPYVWSRMSVHRGNDTVAYVSSRHRGRGADNRVTVRIGNPIAQPTELEHFVTARWGLHHRLGGRTRYLPNAHPRWPLRRAELTAYDSELIVAAGLPEPVGEPVSVLFSPGVPVRFGRPC; this is encoded by the coding sequence ATGGCCGCCTCTGCCTCCCCCTCCCCCTCCGCGTCGCCGGCGGTTCCCGAGCCGGTGACGCCCGACGCCCCGCGGACGATCGCCCGGCCGCTGCTCACCCAGTCGTGGCGCGACGTCGCGTTCGTGCACTGGGCGGCGGCGCCGGACGACGTGGCACCGCTGCTGCCGCCCGGCACCCGGCCGGACACGCTCGACGGCGTGACGTACATCGGCCTGGTGCCGTTCCGGATGCACCGCGTCGGCTGGCTCGGGCTGCCGGGCCTGCCGTATCTGGGCAGCTTCCCGGAGACCAACGTGCGGCTCTACTCGGTGGACGAACAGGGCCGCCGGGGCGTCGTGTTCCTGTCCCTGGACGCGTCGCGCCTGGTCGCCGTGGGCACCGCCCGGGCGGGCTTCGGGCTGCCCTACGTGTGGTCGCGCATGTCGGTACACCGCGGCAACGACACCGTGGCGTACGTGAGTTCGCGGCACCGCGGGCGCGGCGCCGACAACCGGGTGACCGTGCGCATCGGCAACCCCATTGCACAGCCCACCGAGCTGGAGCACTTCGTGACGGCGCGGTGGGGGCTGCACCACCGGCTCGGCGGACGCACGCGCTACCTGCCCAACGCGCACCCGCGATGGCCGCTGCGGCGCGCGGAGTTGACGGCGTACGACAGCGAACTCATCGTGGCGGCGGGGCTTCCCGAACCCGTGGGCGAGCCTGTGAGCGTGCTGTTCTCGCCGGGTGTGCCGGTGCGCTTCGGGCGGCCGTGCTGA